Proteins encoded within one genomic window of Streptomyces sp. NBC_00523:
- a CDS encoding potassium channel family protein: protein MHIVIMGCGRVGAALAQTLEQQGHTVAVIDQDPTAFRRLGSGFGGRRVTGVGFDQDTLRESGIEEAGAFAAVSSGDNSNIIAARVAREMFGIENVAARIYDPRRAEVYQRLGIPTVATVRWTADQMLRRLLPSGAEPLWRDPSGGVQLAEVHTTPSWIGHKISTLQEETGVRVAFLTRLGEAILPSSQTVLQEGDLVHVMMRTDEIAKVEAAFAEGPEEGGH from the coding sequence GTGCACATCGTCATCATGGGCTGCGGGCGAGTGGGAGCCGCACTCGCGCAGACCCTGGAGCAGCAGGGGCACACGGTCGCCGTCATCGACCAGGACCCCACGGCGTTCCGGCGCCTCGGCTCCGGGTTCGGCGGCCGTCGCGTCACCGGGGTCGGTTTCGACCAGGACACGCTGCGCGAATCGGGGATCGAGGAGGCCGGCGCGTTCGCGGCGGTGAGCTCCGGCGACAACTCCAACATCATCGCGGCCCGGGTGGCCCGCGAGATGTTCGGCATCGAGAACGTCGCGGCCCGGATCTACGACCCCCGGCGCGCCGAGGTCTACCAGCGGCTGGGCATCCCGACGGTCGCGACCGTGCGCTGGACGGCGGACCAGATGCTGCGCCGGCTGCTGCCGTCGGGCGCGGAGCCGCTGTGGCGCGACCCGAGCGGCGGGGTGCAGCTCGCGGAGGTGCACACCACGCCGTCCTGGATCGGCCACAAGATCAGCACGCTCCAGGAGGAGACGGGCGTGCGCGTCGCGTTCCTCACCCGGTTGGGCGAGGCGATTCTGCCGTCGTCGCAGACGGTGCTCCAGGAGGGCGACCTCGTCCACGTGATGATGCGTACGGACGAGATCGCGAAGGTCGAGGCGGCCTTCGCCGAGGGCCCCGAGGAGGGCGGTCACTGA